AGCCGCTCTCGCGGGCGCGGGGGGCAGTCGTAGGGCATGCTCCGCTCGTTGCTCCACAGCTCACTTTTTCTCTAGCTTTTCCTGCTTGTTCTCTGCTTCCGCTTTATGGCGGAACAGTTCACGGTAGAGAGTGCGAGCACTTGGTTCACCGTAATCGTTGTCCAGTGGATACGGCAACTCGATCCAGGCGTGTCCTTCGATGCCGCCTTCCGAGTGCCGTACCCCACTGACGAAGGTGACCGGCACGCCTGCACGGCACAGCGCGGCATAGCGAGTGAGCGCGCGCGGCACACATGTCGCCCCCGCCGGATACGTGAGCCGCAGCGCCCATTTGGCCGCCCGTAACGCCCGTCCAACCGCCACCACTTTCGGTTGTCGCGCTGGCGTGAGCGTCCATCGAGCGGGCAGCTCGCGTGGATCGCCCCCCTCTGCGATTGCCCGCCGTACCCGTAATGCGTCTGGGAGGAGACGCAAGGTATCGTGCGCAACGCTGGGGAGGAGCTGGAGCCACGCGAGCCCCCTGGTGAGAGGCAGCATATTCAGGTCGAGCAGCGTATTCCGTCGCAGCCGCTGTCGCGTTGCAGGCGTATCGAGCGCAACGGTACGGCAGGCGGACAGCATCGCGCTCATCGTGTGCAGACAGCCAAGCGTCGCGGCCCGGTCGAGCACGGCCGTGTCGGTCAGACCGTAGCGGGTATACATTGCCATCAGATCGAACGGATCCGCAGGTTTGAGGGAGCCCGTATCCGCGTTCCAACCACGTGTCAG
The Deinococcus ruber DNA segment above includes these coding regions:
- a CDS encoding lasso peptide biosynthesis B2 protein encodes the protein MPDALRFALTDPARLDLHDAPALLSAGLGGAVSARLPQGHPLEPVLRPQRFTLAARHLQMKAELMPLLTAWAAAGIRTVLLKGFASAEYVYTDPSQRFYGDVDVLIDEHDATRAVAVARELQWIDDGLVDVKRLWTHEVAHLYSPRRNVRLDVHRLVALKMPGTNLKVKRATRHLWASAQPAQLGSASVWLPDPRDQVCMLALTRGWNADTGSLKPADPFDLMAMYTRYGLTDTAVLDRAATLGCLHTMSAMLSACRTVALDTPATRQRLRRNTLLDLNMLPLTRGLAWLQLLPSVAHDTLRLLPDALRVRRAIAEGGDPRELPARWTLTPARQPKVVAVGRALRAAKWALRLTYPAGATCVPRALTRYAALCRAGVPVTFVSGVRHSEGGIEGHAWIELPYPLDNDYGEPSARTLYRELFRHKAEAENKQEKLEKK